In Capsicum annuum cultivar UCD-10X-F1 chromosome 11, UCD10Xv1.1, whole genome shotgun sequence, one genomic interval encodes:
- the LOC107847675 gene encoding probable NOT transcription complex subunit VIP2 isoform X3, whose amino-acid sequence MHSTLGSRNTAINNVPSSGVQQSGNNLSGGRFSSNNLAPALSQISQGNSHGHSGMTSRGGMGVVGNAGYSNNASGVGGSIPGILPTSAGIGNRSSVPGLGVSQILGNAGPRMTNSVGNIVGGGNIGRSISSGAGLSVPGLASRLNMNANAGSGNLNVQGPNRMMSGVLQQASPQVLSMLGNSYPSGGPLSQNHVQAMGHLNSLGLLNDVNTNDGSPFDINDFPQLSSRPSSAGGPQGQLGSLRKQGISPIVQQNQEFSIQNEDFPALPGFKGGNADYAMDPHQKEQLHDNALSMMQQQHFSMGRSAGFNLGGTYSSHRPQQQLQHAPSVSSSGVSFSNMNNQDLLSLHGPDVFQSSHSSYHQQSGGPPGIGLRPLNSSSIVSGVGTYDQLIQQYNQQNQGQPQFRLQQMSTLGQPYRDQSLKSMQSQVAPDPFGMLGLLSVIRMSDPDLTSLALGIDLTTLGLNLNSAENLYKTFGSPWSDEPAKGDPEFTAPQCYYAKQPPTLSQAYFSKFQLDTLFYIFYSMPKDEAQLYAANELYNRGWFYHREHRLWFMRVANMEPLVKTNAYERGSYICFDPNTWETIRKDNFVLHYEMLEKRPALPQH is encoded by the exons ATGCACAGCACACTTGGGTCAAGAAACACAGCAATAAATAACGTCCCCTCCAGTGGTGTCCAGCAATCTGGGAATAACCTTTCTGGTGGTCGTTTTTCATCAAACAATCTTGCGCCTGCCCTTTCGCAG ATATCCCAAGGCAATTCGCACGGTCATTCTGGAATGACAAGTAGAGGTGGTATGGGTGTTGTTGGTAATGCGGGATATAGCAATAATGCTAGTGGTGTAGGAGGTTCTATTCCTGGGATTCTCCCAACCTCTGCAGGAATTGGTAATCGAAGTTCTGTGCCAGGTCTTGGAGTGTCCCAAATTTTGGGAAATGCAGGCCCAAGGATGACAAACTCAGTTGGAAATATTGTTGGTGGGGGCAACATTGGCAGAAGCATTAGCTCTGGTGCAGGATTGTCTGTGCCTGGTCTTGCTTCACGGTTAAATATGAACGCCAATGCCGGTTCTGGAAATTTAAATGTTCAAGGACCTAATAGGATGATGAGTGGTGTTCTTCAGCAAG CCTCTCCGCAGGTACTTTCTATGTTAGGAAATTCCTATCCCTCTGGTGGTCCACTATCACAAAACCACGTCCAAGCAATGGGACACCTTAATTCTTTGGGATTGTTGAATGATGTAAATACGAATGATGGATCTCCTTTTGATATCAATGATTTCCCTCAGTTAAGCAGTCGACCTAGTTCGGCTGGAGGACCTCAAGGGCAATTGG GTTCTTTGCGGAAACAAGGGATCAGTCCTATTGTTCAGCAAAACCAGGAATTCAGCATTCAAAATGAAGATTTTCCTGCTTTACCAGGATTTAAAG GTGGAAATGCTGATTATGCTATGGATCCTCACCAGAAAGAGCAGCTTCATGATAATGCTCTTTCTATGATGCAGCAGCAACACTTCTCA ATGGGAAGATCCGCAGGTTTTAATTTGGGTGGAACATACTCATCACATCGTCCGCAGCAGCAGCTGCAACATGCTCCATCTGTTAGTAGTAGTGGTGTCTCCTTTTCAAATATGAACAACCAGGATCTACTGAGTTTACATGGTCCAGATGTCTTCCAATCATCACACTCCAGTTATCATCAACAG AGTGGCGGACCTCCTGGTATTGGATTACGGCCTCTTAATTCTTCAAGTATTGTTtctggtgttggaacatatgatcAGCTCATTCAGCAGTACAACCAACAGAATCAGGGTCAACCCCAATTCAGGTTGCAACAAATGTCCACTTTAGGTCAGCCATACAGGGATCAGAGCTTAAAGTCCATGCAATCCCAAGTTGCTCCTGACCCGTTTGGCATGCTTGGTTTGCTAAGTGTAATACGGATGAGTGATCCTGATTTGACCTCTCTTGCACTTGGAATTGATCTAACAACACTTGGGTTGAATTTGAACTCTGCTGAAAATTTGTACAAGACTTTTGGTTCCCCATGGTCCGATGAGCCTGCCAAAGGGGATCCAGAATTTACTGCACCCCAATGTTATTATGCAAAGCAGCCACCAACTTTAAGT CAAGCATACTTCTCGAAGTTTCAGCTAGatactttattttacattttttacaG CATGCCGAAAGATGAAGCGCAACTGTATGCTGCAAATGAACT GTATAACCGCGGTTGGTTTTATCACAGAGAACATCGGTTGTGGTTTATGAGGGTTGCCAACATGGAGCCTCTTGTCAAGACGAATGCATATGAGAGAGGGTCTTACATTTGTTTTGATCCAAACACATGGGAGACGATCCGTAAG GATAATTTTGTCCTCCACTATGAAATGCTGGAAAAAAGACCTGCTTTACCTCAACACTAA
- the LOC107847675 gene encoding probable NOT transcription complex subunit VIP2 isoform X2, which produces MLSSLNGSASNLSDNTGRSFPSTFPPQSGAASPLYHHSGSIQGLHNIHGSFNLPNMHSTLGSRNTAINNVPSSGVQQSGNNLSGGRFSSNNLAPALSQISQGNSHGHSGMTSRGGMGVVGNAGYSNNASGVGGSIPGILPTSAGIGNRSSVPGLGVSQILGNAGPRMTNSVGNIVGGGNIGRSISSGAGLSVPGLASRLNMNANAGSGNLNVQGPNRMMSGVLQQASPQVLSMLGNSYPSGGPLSQNHVQAMGHLNSLGLLNDVNTNDGSPFDINDFPQLSSRPSSAGGPQGQLGSLRKQGISPIVQQNQEFSIQNEDFPALPGFKGGNADYAMDPHQKEQLHDNALSMMQQQHFSMGRSAGFNLGGTYSSHRPQQQLQHAPSVSSSGVSFSNMNNQDLLSLHGPDVFQSSHSSYHQQSGGPPGIGLRPLNSSSIVSGVGTYDQLIQQYNQQNQGQPQFRLQQMSTLGQPYRDQSLKSMQSQVAPDPFGMLGLLSVIRMSDPDLTSLALGIDLTTLGLNLNSAENLYKTFGSPWSDEPAKGDPEFTAPQCYYAKQPPTLSQAYFSKFQLDTLFYIFYSMPKDEAQLYAANELYNRGWFYHREHRLWFMRVANMEPLVKTNAYERGSYICFDPNTWETIRKDNFVLHYEMLEKRPALPQH; this is translated from the exons ATGCTG TCTTCTCTAAACGGATCAGCTTCAAATCTTTCTGACAACACCGGTCGCTCATTTCCGTCAACTTTCCCTCCTCAATCTGGTGCGGCCTCCCCTCTTTATCATCACTCTG GAAGTATTCAGGGGCTGCATAACATTCATGGGAGTTTCAACCTTCCGAACATGCACAGCACACTTGGGTCAAGAAACACAGCAATAAATAACGTCCCCTCCAGTGGTGTCCAGCAATCTGGGAATAACCTTTCTGGTGGTCGTTTTTCATCAAACAATCTTGCGCCTGCCCTTTCGCAG ATATCCCAAGGCAATTCGCACGGTCATTCTGGAATGACAAGTAGAGGTGGTATGGGTGTTGTTGGTAATGCGGGATATAGCAATAATGCTAGTGGTGTAGGAGGTTCTATTCCTGGGATTCTCCCAACCTCTGCAGGAATTGGTAATCGAAGTTCTGTGCCAGGTCTTGGAGTGTCCCAAATTTTGGGAAATGCAGGCCCAAGGATGACAAACTCAGTTGGAAATATTGTTGGTGGGGGCAACATTGGCAGAAGCATTAGCTCTGGTGCAGGATTGTCTGTGCCTGGTCTTGCTTCACGGTTAAATATGAACGCCAATGCCGGTTCTGGAAATTTAAATGTTCAAGGACCTAATAGGATGATGAGTGGTGTTCTTCAGCAAG CCTCTCCGCAGGTACTTTCTATGTTAGGAAATTCCTATCCCTCTGGTGGTCCACTATCACAAAACCACGTCCAAGCAATGGGACACCTTAATTCTTTGGGATTGTTGAATGATGTAAATACGAATGATGGATCTCCTTTTGATATCAATGATTTCCCTCAGTTAAGCAGTCGACCTAGTTCGGCTGGAGGACCTCAAGGGCAATTGG GTTCTTTGCGGAAACAAGGGATCAGTCCTATTGTTCAGCAAAACCAGGAATTCAGCATTCAAAATGAAGATTTTCCTGCTTTACCAGGATTTAAAG GTGGAAATGCTGATTATGCTATGGATCCTCACCAGAAAGAGCAGCTTCATGATAATGCTCTTTCTATGATGCAGCAGCAACACTTCTCA ATGGGAAGATCCGCAGGTTTTAATTTGGGTGGAACATACTCATCACATCGTCCGCAGCAGCAGCTGCAACATGCTCCATCTGTTAGTAGTAGTGGTGTCTCCTTTTCAAATATGAACAACCAGGATCTACTGAGTTTACATGGTCCAGATGTCTTCCAATCATCACACTCCAGTTATCATCAACAG AGTGGCGGACCTCCTGGTATTGGATTACGGCCTCTTAATTCTTCAAGTATTGTTtctggtgttggaacatatgatcAGCTCATTCAGCAGTACAACCAACAGAATCAGGGTCAACCCCAATTCAGGTTGCAACAAATGTCCACTTTAGGTCAGCCATACAGGGATCAGAGCTTAAAGTCCATGCAATCCCAAGTTGCTCCTGACCCGTTTGGCATGCTTGGTTTGCTAAGTGTAATACGGATGAGTGATCCTGATTTGACCTCTCTTGCACTTGGAATTGATCTAACAACACTTGGGTTGAATTTGAACTCTGCTGAAAATTTGTACAAGACTTTTGGTTCCCCATGGTCCGATGAGCCTGCCAAAGGGGATCCAGAATTTACTGCACCCCAATGTTATTATGCAAAGCAGCCACCAACTTTAAGT CAAGCATACTTCTCGAAGTTTCAGCTAGatactttattttacattttttacaG CATGCCGAAAGATGAAGCGCAACTGTATGCTGCAAATGAACT GTATAACCGCGGTTGGTTTTATCACAGAGAACATCGGTTGTGGTTTATGAGGGTTGCCAACATGGAGCCTCTTGTCAAGACGAATGCATATGAGAGAGGGTCTTACATTTGTTTTGATCCAAACACATGGGAGACGATCCGTAAG GATAATTTTGTCCTCCACTATGAAATGCTGGAAAAAAGACCTGCTTTACCTCAACACTAA
- the LOC124888696 gene encoding uncharacterized protein LOC124888696 translates to METILALLDDLSRDLARANADLEKFDSDVVTMSERLDQMESRRNSRAFTPETLLPMTNPPRPPHNATSQAPNSLQNREQDGPLPPQVDQVQQGGLGSQFPPIQAPQPKLHITKSSLSTESSLSQNRHIQEEEHGRERHEGYGVYDDAYMIEGDLSRMRLKANLKRERMPRVKMKMLDPRLFVIMLSGLASLWTIFVHLLWAVFSSFFDTSLVIIKLSSSSCFANCFEWFLLK, encoded by the exons atggaaaccattttggccctccttgatgATTTGTCCCGAGACCTTGCTAGGGCAAATGCGGATCTTGAAAAATTTGACTCggatgtggtaactatgagtgagaggttggatcaaatggagagtcgaaggaactctcgtgcttttactcccgaaactttacttccaatgaccaatcctccaagaccacctcATAATGCCACAAGCCAAGCTCCAAATAGCCTTCAAAACCGAGAACAAGATGGACCACTTCCCCCgcaagttgatcaagtccaacaaggaggacttggaagccaatttcctcccatccaagctccacaaccaaagCTCCACATTACCAAATCGAGCCTCTCAACCGAAAGTTCCCTTTCCCAAAACCGACACATCCAAGAAGAGGAACATGGTAGAGAGAGACACGAAGGATATGGAGTCTACGACGATGCTTATATGATAGAAGGAGACTTGagtcggatgagattgaaggccAATCTCAAGAGGGAGAGGATGCCGAGGGttaaaatgaagatgttggatcCGAGACTTTTTGTCATTATGCTCTCGGGTTTGGCTAGCTTATGGACTATTTTTGTGCATCTCTTGTGGGCTGTTTTTAGCTCGTTTTTTGATACGTCCCTTGTTATTATTAAGCTCTCGAGCTCTTCATGTTTTGCGAACTGTTTTGAGTG GTTTCTTTTGAAGTAG
- the LOC107847675 gene encoding probable NOT transcription complex subunit VIP2 isoform X1, giving the protein MSGLPNSSLNGSASNLSDNTGRSFPSTFPPQSGAASPLYHHSGSIQGLHNIHGSFNLPNMHSTLGSRNTAINNVPSSGVQQSGNNLSGGRFSSNNLAPALSQISQGNSHGHSGMTSRGGMGVVGNAGYSNNASGVGGSIPGILPTSAGIGNRSSVPGLGVSQILGNAGPRMTNSVGNIVGGGNIGRSISSGAGLSVPGLASRLNMNANAGSGNLNVQGPNRMMSGVLQQASPQVLSMLGNSYPSGGPLSQNHVQAMGHLNSLGLLNDVNTNDGSPFDINDFPQLSSRPSSAGGPQGQLGSLRKQGISPIVQQNQEFSIQNEDFPALPGFKGGNADYAMDPHQKEQLHDNALSMMQQQHFSMGRSAGFNLGGTYSSHRPQQQLQHAPSVSSSGVSFSNMNNQDLLSLHGPDVFQSSHSSYHQQSGGPPGIGLRPLNSSSIVSGVGTYDQLIQQYNQQNQGQPQFRLQQMSTLGQPYRDQSLKSMQSQVAPDPFGMLGLLSVIRMSDPDLTSLALGIDLTTLGLNLNSAENLYKTFGSPWSDEPAKGDPEFTAPQCYYAKQPPTLSQAYFSKFQLDTLFYIFYSMPKDEAQLYAANELYNRGWFYHREHRLWFMRVANMEPLVKTNAYERGSYICFDPNTWETIRKDNFVLHYEMLEKRPALPQH; this is encoded by the exons ATGTCAGGGTTACCCAAC TCTTCTCTAAACGGATCAGCTTCAAATCTTTCTGACAACACCGGTCGCTCATTTCCGTCAACTTTCCCTCCTCAATCTGGTGCGGCCTCCCCTCTTTATCATCACTCTG GAAGTATTCAGGGGCTGCATAACATTCATGGGAGTTTCAACCTTCCGAACATGCACAGCACACTTGGGTCAAGAAACACAGCAATAAATAACGTCCCCTCCAGTGGTGTCCAGCAATCTGGGAATAACCTTTCTGGTGGTCGTTTTTCATCAAACAATCTTGCGCCTGCCCTTTCGCAG ATATCCCAAGGCAATTCGCACGGTCATTCTGGAATGACAAGTAGAGGTGGTATGGGTGTTGTTGGTAATGCGGGATATAGCAATAATGCTAGTGGTGTAGGAGGTTCTATTCCTGGGATTCTCCCAACCTCTGCAGGAATTGGTAATCGAAGTTCTGTGCCAGGTCTTGGAGTGTCCCAAATTTTGGGAAATGCAGGCCCAAGGATGACAAACTCAGTTGGAAATATTGTTGGTGGGGGCAACATTGGCAGAAGCATTAGCTCTGGTGCAGGATTGTCTGTGCCTGGTCTTGCTTCACGGTTAAATATGAACGCCAATGCCGGTTCTGGAAATTTAAATGTTCAAGGACCTAATAGGATGATGAGTGGTGTTCTTCAGCAAG CCTCTCCGCAGGTACTTTCTATGTTAGGAAATTCCTATCCCTCTGGTGGTCCACTATCACAAAACCACGTCCAAGCAATGGGACACCTTAATTCTTTGGGATTGTTGAATGATGTAAATACGAATGATGGATCTCCTTTTGATATCAATGATTTCCCTCAGTTAAGCAGTCGACCTAGTTCGGCTGGAGGACCTCAAGGGCAATTGG GTTCTTTGCGGAAACAAGGGATCAGTCCTATTGTTCAGCAAAACCAGGAATTCAGCATTCAAAATGAAGATTTTCCTGCTTTACCAGGATTTAAAG GTGGAAATGCTGATTATGCTATGGATCCTCACCAGAAAGAGCAGCTTCATGATAATGCTCTTTCTATGATGCAGCAGCAACACTTCTCA ATGGGAAGATCCGCAGGTTTTAATTTGGGTGGAACATACTCATCACATCGTCCGCAGCAGCAGCTGCAACATGCTCCATCTGTTAGTAGTAGTGGTGTCTCCTTTTCAAATATGAACAACCAGGATCTACTGAGTTTACATGGTCCAGATGTCTTCCAATCATCACACTCCAGTTATCATCAACAG AGTGGCGGACCTCCTGGTATTGGATTACGGCCTCTTAATTCTTCAAGTATTGTTtctggtgttggaacatatgatcAGCTCATTCAGCAGTACAACCAACAGAATCAGGGTCAACCCCAATTCAGGTTGCAACAAATGTCCACTTTAGGTCAGCCATACAGGGATCAGAGCTTAAAGTCCATGCAATCCCAAGTTGCTCCTGACCCGTTTGGCATGCTTGGTTTGCTAAGTGTAATACGGATGAGTGATCCTGATTTGACCTCTCTTGCACTTGGAATTGATCTAACAACACTTGGGTTGAATTTGAACTCTGCTGAAAATTTGTACAAGACTTTTGGTTCCCCATGGTCCGATGAGCCTGCCAAAGGGGATCCAGAATTTACTGCACCCCAATGTTATTATGCAAAGCAGCCACCAACTTTAAGT CAAGCATACTTCTCGAAGTTTCAGCTAGatactttattttacattttttacaG CATGCCGAAAGATGAAGCGCAACTGTATGCTGCAAATGAACT GTATAACCGCGGTTGGTTTTATCACAGAGAACATCGGTTGTGGTTTATGAGGGTTGCCAACATGGAGCCTCTTGTCAAGACGAATGCATATGAGAGAGGGTCTTACATTTGTTTTGATCCAAACACATGGGAGACGATCCGTAAG GATAATTTTGTCCTCCACTATGAAATGCTGGAAAAAAGACCTGCTTTACCTCAACACTAA